The Antarctobacter heliothermus genome includes a window with the following:
- a CDS encoding TAXI family TRAP transporter solute-binding subunit, translating into MKLNSMFSAVALTVAGLAAAAPAAAETRLAFGATNSQSAHYAYFASLAKIVNGAYPDGYQASVVETGATVDNLKRMSRNQLDIGLITTSTLYHAYNGVKSFDGRPIESKLLWAYSLAPQNVVVRRDAGVTSLADLDGVKFGPGMRGSSTEATTLEVFDLLDIVPDWMRGTNSELANAIKDNRSVGFVKSAVGTSFDALTTDIAAFTPVQALGISDEQEAKIRETLPELSIVKMPGGEMENSDAYTVWGFMIGVSARPEMDDQTAYDITKAVMENMAEQEAAFPSVKGQNLPELTLQYATSPLHPGAIRYYEEIGLTVPDRLK; encoded by the coding sequence ATGAAATTGAATTCTATGTTCTCTGCTGTCGCGCTGACGGTTGCTGGTCTGGCGGCTGCTGCTCCGGCCGCTGCCGAAACCCGGTTGGCCTTTGGCGCCACAAACTCGCAAAGCGCGCACTACGCTTACTTTGCTTCGTTGGCGAAAATCGTGAACGGGGCCTATCCCGATGGCTATCAGGCGTCGGTTGTGGAAACCGGTGCGACAGTCGACAACCTGAAACGGATGTCGCGCAACCAGCTGGACATTGGTCTGATCACCACATCGACGCTGTATCACGCCTACAATGGCGTCAAATCCTTTGACGGGCGTCCGATCGAATCCAAACTGCTTTGGGCCTATTCGCTGGCGCCGCAGAACGTGGTGGTACGCCGCGATGCCGGTGTGACCTCGCTTGCGGATCTGGACGGCGTGAAATTTGGTCCGGGGATGCGCGGATCTTCGACAGAGGCGACGACCCTAGAGGTGTTCGATCTGCTGGACATCGTGCCCGACTGGATGCGTGGCACCAACAGCGAACTGGCAAATGCCATCAAGGACAACCGGTCAGTCGGTTTTGTCAAAAGCGCCGTTGGCACTTCGTTTGACGCGCTGACCACCGACATCGCGGCCTTTACCCCGGTGCAGGCTCTGGGCATCAGCGACGAGCAAGAGGCAAAGATCCGCGAAACGCTGCCAGAGCTGTCAATCGTCAAAATGCCGGGCGGCGAGATGGAAAACTCTGACGCCTATACCGTATGGGGCTTTATGATTGGTGTGTCCGCACGTCCCGAAATGGACGATCAGACCGCCTATGACATCACCAAGGCCGTCATGGAAAACATGGCCGAGCAAGAAGCGGCATTCCCGTCGGTCAAGGGCCAGAACCTGCCCGAGCTGACGCTGCAATACGCGACCAGCCCGCTGCACCCCGGCGCGATCCGGTATTACGAGGAAATCGGCCTGACCGTGCCGGACCGCCTCAAGTAA
- a CDS encoding LacI family DNA-binding transcriptional regulator yields MKKITAKDVAALAGVSVAAVSRAYRVDAPISDEKRKAIFAAAARLGYISNVDKVLSKQSTNTIAMVVSELRNPFYPSAIDELIRQLPERGLKAIVHVVTSADEVDTIMRQVLDFRTEGVILASSTMTSRLARSCREMGLPAVLLNRVQSDSSMMAVCCDNYSGARQIAARFLSGGRQRIAFVGGRSDTSTHLERMRGFQDQLEHGGQSICCQFDGGFDYQQAFRAGQVLLEQRPLPDAVFCANDIMAIAVLDAARIKGISVPKDIAVIGFDDIPMAAWESYRLTTIRQPLRRMLKQAVDIIVNADASIETGDIRVLQGEMQERESG; encoded by the coding sequence ATGAAGAAAATCACCGCCAAAGATGTGGCCGCCCTTGCCGGGGTTTCCGTCGCTGCCGTGTCGCGCGCCTACCGGGTGGATGCGCCGATTTCGGATGAAAAGCGTAAGGCGATTTTCGCCGCCGCTGCCAGGCTGGGCTATATCAGCAATGTCGACAAGGTGCTGTCCAAGCAATCGACTAACACCATCGCCATGGTGGTCAGCGAGCTGCGCAATCCATTCTACCCCAGCGCCATAGATGAGCTGATCCGACAACTGCCGGAACGCGGACTAAAGGCGATCGTGCATGTTGTCACCTCGGCTGATGAGGTGGACACAATCATGCGTCAAGTGCTTGATTTCAGGACAGAAGGCGTGATTTTGGCCAGCTCCACCATGACCTCTCGGCTGGCCCGGTCCTGCCGGGAAATGGGGCTGCCGGCGGTGTTGCTGAACCGTGTTCAATCGGACAGCAGCATGATGGCGGTCTGTTGTGACAACTACTCTGGCGCGCGGCAGATCGCGGCGCGGTTTCTGTCCGGCGGTCGTCAGCGCATCGCCTTTGTTGGCGGGCGGAGTGACACATCTACCCACCTTGAACGGATGCGCGGATTTCAGGATCAACTTGAGCACGGAGGCCAGTCCATCTGTTGCCAGTTTGACGGCGGGTTTGATTATCAGCAGGCGTTCCGCGCGGGCCAAGTGCTATTGGAGCAGCGGCCCCTGCCGGACGCGGTGTTTTGTGCCAATGATATCATGGCGATCGCTGTTCTGGACGCCGCCCGGATCAAGGGCATTTCCGTGCCAAAGGACATCGCGGTGATCGGGTTTGACGACATCCCTATGGCCGCGTGGGAATCCTATCGGCTGACCACCATACGCCAACCGCTGCGACGGATGCTGAAACAGGCGGTCGACATTATCGTCAACGCCGATGCCTCTATCGAGACCGGCGATATCCGTGTTTTGCAGGGTGAAATGCAGGAACGAGAGAGCGGTTAG
- a CDS encoding ABC transporter substrate-binding protein — protein sequence MTILRKFLATTALVCAGSAALAEDVTITVWAGGSNESDSYRLDAIELAAEMLMRERAIEGEDLTITVEKKRDFGGWDDFKQAVTLAAEAGTAPNIVVTSHLDIAPWSQAGLIVPVEDYLDLDAWPLNDIYDNLMEIAAFDGVQWGLPQDAESRPFFFWKDTMKGIGYTDEQIAALPAMVEEGEYTLQNVLADAKKAVDMGLVEEGYGFYPRVSNGPDYAQFYQSFGGVLQDPDTGKLVLDKAAMEEMYQFFVDAVAAGVTRKNHIGTDWAQWYSEVANGKAALWHGGTWHYARYTGPEGNEDFFGTIEFSLIPAGNEKGRANTITQPLVYLITDQADDDHEDIAAQLVKIASEPRMNSLHAIQSAHLGITHQQSNIELYSNNRWASEATDRLLGHANAQPNHVQYGAFSEAMWKGLEAAWTGVKTPAEAVAELEAELTTTLGDELIVR from the coding sequence ATGACCATCCTGCGTAAATTCCTGGCCACCACCGCGCTTGTCTGCGCTGGCTCTGCCGCCCTGGCCGAAGACGTCACCATCACCGTTTGGGCCGGAGGATCAAACGAATCCGACAGCTACCGGCTTGATGCGATCGAATTGGCCGCTGAAATGCTGATGCGCGAACGCGCCATCGAAGGCGAAGACCTGACCATCACCGTCGAAAAGAAACGCGATTTTGGCGGCTGGGACGATTTCAAACAGGCCGTGACACTGGCGGCCGAGGCCGGCACGGCGCCGAACATCGTCGTGACCTCGCACCTCGACATTGCGCCTTGGTCGCAGGCGGGCCTGATCGTCCCGGTAGAAGATTATCTTGATCTGGACGCATGGCCGCTGAACGACATCTACGACAACCTGATGGAAATCGCCGCCTTTGACGGCGTCCAGTGGGGCCTGCCGCAAGACGCCGAAAGCCGCCCGTTCTTTTTCTGGAAGGACACGATGAAGGGCATCGGCTACACCGATGAGCAAATCGCCGCTCTTCCCGCCATGGTCGAAGAAGGCGAATACACCCTGCAAAACGTGCTGGCAGACGCCAAAAAAGCCGTCGACATGGGTCTGGTCGAAGAAGGCTATGGCTTTTACCCGCGCGTGTCCAACGGCCCCGACTATGCACAGTTCTACCAGTCGTTTGGCGGCGTCCTGCAAGATCCCGACACCGGCAAGCTGGTGCTGGACAAGGCCGCAATGGAAGAAATGTACCAATTCTTTGTCGATGCGGTGGCGGCGGGCGTGACCCGCAAAAACCACATCGGCACCGACTGGGCGCAGTGGTATTCCGAAGTCGCCAACGGCAAGGCCGCGCTTTGGCATGGCGGCACATGGCACTATGCCCGCTACACCGGCCCCGAAGGCAACGAAGATTTCTTTGGCACCATCGAATTCTCGCTGATCCCGGCGGGCAACGAAAAGGGCCGCGCCAACACAATCACCCAACCGCTGGTGTATCTGATCACCGATCAGGCCGATGACGATCACGAAGACATCGCCGCGCAACTGGTGAAAATCGCGTCCGAACCGCGCATGAACTCGCTTCACGCGATCCAGTCGGCGCATCTGGGCATCACGCACCAGCAGTCCAACATCGAACTCTATTCCAACAATCGTTGGGCATCCGAAGCCACAGACCGTCTGCTGGGCCACGCCAACGCCCAACCGAACCACGTTCAATATGGCGCCTTCTCCGAGGCGATGTGGAAAGGGCTAGAGGCCGCATGGACCGGCGTCAAAACCCCGGCAGAGGCCGTGGCCGAGCTTGAAGCAGAGCTGACAACCACCTTGGGTGACGAACTGATCGTTCGCTAA
- a CDS encoding carbohydrate ABC transporter permease — protein MTRMNWLGLGFLSPALIMVVLFFLAPVVLTGIFAFTSMSTATGITGGEYVLTSSSVRAMRDAGLPKETADALENAGYVVDAKGLTALAREFDQPTADELTKLHDGARFSERRDMESALKDLRDNRIRKTRDRKAAADLFKRSVLNERFETEAEFRATLTEAGVPPADYDLITKQAYSGWVWTTDNIKLMFSLSSSWRYAGNTAIYVLFTLAFNVGFGLFLAISTFYLPPAQAAGFRAIWFLPRILPPVLYVLMWKWFTWDTGFISTVLANFGISPRNWMLDTATHAWVSLVLINGFVGASMGMILFSSAIRAIPSSMLYASEVDGANRWQQVRYIILPQLRWPILFTTSYQTLSLLTSFEYILLATNGGPGRSTEVWALAAYHTALNNYGGNLQYGLGAAFALVLVVIGILASLFYLRLFNFRTLVGKPLIEG, from the coding sequence ATGACACGCATGAATTGGCTGGGGCTGGGCTTTCTTTCGCCCGCCCTGATCATGGTTGTCCTGTTCTTTCTGGCGCCCGTGGTCCTGACGGGCATTTTCGCCTTTACCAGCATGAGCACGGCCACCGGGATCACCGGCGGCGAATACGTTCTGACGTCCAGTTCGGTCCGGGCGATGCGCGACGCGGGTCTACCCAAGGAGACGGCGGATGCGCTGGAAAACGCGGGCTATGTGGTGGACGCCAAGGGGCTGACCGCGCTGGCGCGTGAATTTGACCAACCTACCGCAGATGAGCTTACCAAACTGCACGACGGCGCGCGGTTCTCCGAACGGCGCGACATGGAAAGCGCGCTCAAGGATCTGCGCGACAACCGCATCCGCAAAACCCGCGACCGCAAGGCCGCAGCCGACCTGTTCAAACGCTCTGTCCTGAACGAGCGGTTTGAGACGGAAGCCGAATTCCGCGCCACCCTGACAGAGGCAGGCGTCCCCCCCGCCGACTATGACCTGATCACCAAACAGGCCTATTCCGGCTGGGTCTGGACCACCGACAATATCAAGCTGATGTTCTCGCTGTCGTCGTCTTGGCGCTATGCGGGCAATACCGCGATCTATGTGCTGTTCACGTTGGCCTTTAACGTGGGATTTGGGCTTTTCCTTGCGATCTCAACCTTTTATCTGCCGCCCGCTCAGGCCGCAGGCTTTCGCGCGATCTGGTTCCTGCCGCGCATCCTGCCGCCGGTGCTGTATGTGCTGATGTGGAAATGGTTCACATGGGACACCGGGTTCATATCGACCGTCCTAGCCAATTTCGGCATCAGTCCGCGCAACTGGATGCTGGACACCGCCACCCATGCTTGGGTCTCTCTGGTGCTGATCAACGGCTTTGTCGGGGCGTCGATGGGGATGATCCTGTTTTCTTCGGCCATCCGGGCGATCCCGTCATCCATGCTATACGCGTCAGAGGTGGACGGCGCGAACCGCTGGCAGCAAGTGCGCTATATCATCCTGCCGCAACTGCGCTGGCCGATCCTGTTCACCACCTCGTATCAAACGCTGTCTCTGCTGACCTCGTTTGAATATATCCTCCTGGCCACCAACGGCGGGCCGGGCCGCTCGACCGAGGTATGGGCACTGGCCGCCTATCACACTGCGCTGAACAACTACGGCGGCAACCTGCAATACGGTCTGGGCGCAGCCTTTGCGCTGGTGCTGGTGGTGATCGGCATATTGGCCAGCCTGTTCTACCTGCGCCTGTTCAACTTCCGCACGCTTGTCGGCAAACCGCTGATCGAAGGATAA
- a CDS encoding carbohydrate ABC transporter permease, whose product MRHNFRNWPVLVVLALFSLPLVIMFTFQLIDSFTVKAPGALLPESFTLHHFRFMWERLDTGRAGIWQVTLNTFIFATTTATVVTLVSLTAGYALSRLNLPARGFFLAGLIVLHAFPTVTLIIAIFLILQMLGLYDTLIGVIIVKTALELPFGIWIMKGFYDTVPWEIEMAGVQDGASRFRVWWQLVLPQVQPGMMAILIFSFLSGWSEFVLPLVIAPGSNAQVLATYMQALIQDDTKADFDLFKAVGLFYALPVVVIYLVFQNKLMNIYGGGSKG is encoded by the coding sequence ATGCGACACAACTTCAGGAACTGGCCCGTTCTGGTGGTGCTGGCGCTCTTTTCGCTGCCGCTGGTGATCATGTTCACCTTTCAATTGATCGACAGCTTTACCGTCAAGGCCCCCGGAGCGCTCCTCCCCGAAAGCTTTACCCTGCACCACTTTCGTTTCATGTGGGAACGGCTGGACACAGGCCGCGCGGGCATCTGGCAGGTGACGCTGAACACCTTCATCTTTGCCACTACAACGGCGACGGTGGTCACGCTGGTGTCCCTGACCGCGGGCTATGCTCTGTCGCGGCTGAATCTGCCGGCGCGCGGGTTCTTTCTGGCCGGTTTGATCGTCCTGCACGCCTTTCCAACCGTTACCTTGATCATCGCGATCTTTCTGATCCTGCAAATGCTGGGTCTGTACGACACGCTGATCGGGGTCATCATCGTCAAAACGGCGCTGGAGCTACCCTTTGGCATCTGGATCATGAAAGGGTTCTACGACACCGTCCCGTGGGAGATCGAGATGGCCGGCGTGCAGGACGGTGCCAGCCGGTTCCGTGTCTGGTGGCAGTTGGTTCTGCCACAGGTGCAGCCGGGAATGATGGCAATCCTGATCTTTTCTTTCCTGTCCGGCTGGTCGGAATTTGTGCTGCCGTTGGTGATTGCCCCCGGTTCCAACGCGCAGGTTCTGGCGACCTATATGCAGGCGCTGATCCAAGACGACACCAAGGCCGACTTTGATCTCTTCAAGGCGGTGGGCCTGTTCTACGCCTTGCCCGTCGTGGTCATCTATCTGGTCTTCCAAAACAAACTCATGAACATTTATGGCGGAGGTTCGAAAGGCTGA
- a CDS encoding ABC transporter ATP-binding protein translates to MQLELTDFTKRFDGTTVIDKMNLRVESGELIALLGPSGCGKSTTLFAICGIHRISDGQLTFGGRDVGHLPSQKRNVGVVFQNYALYPHMTVFENIAFPLKVQKTDTDEIRARVQEMAELVHIEALLDRRPAQLSGGQQQRVALARALVRKPDVLLLDEPLANLDAKLRLEMRSEIRRIQQETGLTAILVTHDQVEAMSMCDRIALMNAGQIVQMDTPTEMYQNPKDKFVAGFLGNPPISFVTPQDLPEFDAPDGCAEIGIRPEHIGPQFGSVLNGRVGFIETQGREDLFDITLRSGRLVRSVQPAGSGVTLGQEVNWGYDPAALLCFDTSGARI, encoded by the coding sequence ATGCAGCTCGAGCTGACTGATTTCACCAAGCGGTTCGATGGCACAACTGTCATCGACAAGATGAACCTGCGCGTCGAAAGCGGCGAACTGATCGCCCTTTTGGGCCCCTCGGGCTGCGGAAAATCCACCACGCTGTTTGCAATTTGCGGCATCCACCGCATCAGCGACGGCCAGCTGACATTCGGCGGCCGCGATGTGGGCCACCTGCCCAGCCAGAAACGCAACGTCGGCGTCGTTTTCCAGAACTATGCCCTGTATCCGCACATGACGGTGTTCGAAAACATCGCCTTTCCGCTCAAGGTGCAAAAGACCGACACCGACGAAATCCGCGCCCGCGTGCAGGAAATGGCCGAACTCGTCCACATCGAGGCGCTGCTGGATCGCCGCCCGGCGCAGCTGTCGGGGGGCCAGCAACAGCGGGTCGCCTTGGCCCGTGCGTTGGTGCGCAAACCGGACGTGTTGTTGCTGGATGAACCACTGGCCAATCTGGACGCCAAGCTGCGGCTTGAAATGCGCTCAGAGATCCGCCGCATTCAGCAGGAAACCGGCCTGACCGCGATCCTTGTCACCCATGATCAGGTCGAGGCGATGTCGATGTGTGACCGCATCGCGCTGATGAACGCCGGGCAGATCGTGCAGATGGACACTCCGACAGAGATGTACCAGAATCCAAAGGATAAATTCGTCGCGGGGTTTTTAGGAAACCCGCCGATTTCCTTTGTCACCCCGCAGGATTTGCCGGAATTCGACGCCCCCGATGGCTGCGCCGAAATCGGCATCCGCCCGGAACATATCGGCCCGCAATTCGGCAGCGTGCTAAACGGGCGCGTCGGCTTTATCGAAACCCAAGGGCGCGAGGATCTGTTTGACATCACCCTGCGCTCTGGTCGGCTGGTGCGGTCGGTGCAACCCGCTGGTTCAGGCGTCACACTGGGACAAGAGGTCAACTGGGGCTACGACCCCGCCGCCCTACTGTGTTTCGACACATCGGGGGCGCGGATATGA
- a CDS encoding glycerophosphodiester phosphodiesterase translates to MTDWLSPARPYSIAHRGASAYAPDCSLEAYEKAARLGADFWEVDIRSAACGTLITYHDAAFPDGQRLADLTAAQIAQQASAQNLPALPFSEILALAVEKDAGIYADIKDSAATLPVLDALKAHGINRAILGAFDPAAAQMLIDADCPYPRSVLVPLGADPFVHAAGADIIHLCWEKMDRPQDALTPDFFARAAANDQQVVLWHEEDPARMAVLRDLPVLGICSDRPELVHPFRPPANWPVEVTCHRGACEFAPENTAPAAHCAFAAGFTRVEIDLQQTADNQLVVFHDDELGRCTNGRGAAAWHTLEMLQTLDAGRHANPFFTGEPIPTFAQILDITLQYNGQLYVELKHAEADRVVAEVRAHKMMDHCLFWAYDLHRLRQLRLIAPEARLIVRRQDVPSLEAVQELGPEVIEFVHSDDLADLARCRDLGLRSMFAYMGRDRSKFASIIDARPDIVNLHFPFLFRDMLSETMVVNG, encoded by the coding sequence ATGACTGACTGGCTGTCCCCTGCCCGCCCCTATTCCATCGCCCATCGCGGTGCCAGCGCCTATGCCCCCGATTGCAGTCTGGAGGCCTATGAAAAGGCCGCACGCCTTGGGGCCGATTTTTGGGAGGTCGACATTCGCAGCGCCGCCTGTGGCACGCTGATCACCTACCACGACGCCGCCTTTCCCGACGGGCAAAGGCTGGCTGATCTGACGGCGGCACAAATCGCCCAACAGGCCAGCGCGCAAAACCTACCCGCCCTGCCCTTCTCGGAAATTCTTGCGCTTGCGGTCGAAAAAGACGCTGGCATCTATGCCGACATCAAGGACAGCGCCGCCACCCTGCCCGTTCTGGATGCGCTCAAGGCGCATGGCATCAACCGCGCCATCCTTGGGGCCTTTGATCCAGCCGCCGCGCAAATGCTGATTGACGCCGATTGCCCCTACCCCCGGTCGGTGCTGGTGCCGTTGGGGGCCGATCCTTTTGTCCATGCGGCCGGGGCCGATATCATCCACCTGTGCTGGGAGAAAATGGACCGACCCCAGGACGCGCTGACGCCAGATTTCTTTGCCCGCGCCGCGGCCAATGATCAGCAAGTCGTCCTGTGGCACGAAGAAGACCCCGCCCGCATGGCCGTCCTGCGCGACCTGCCGGTGCTGGGCATTTGTTCGGACCGGCCCGAACTGGTGCATCCCTTTCGCCCGCCCGCCAATTGGCCGGTGGAAGTCACCTGCCATCGCGGTGCCTGTGAATTTGCGCCCGAAAACACCGCCCCCGCCGCCCATTGCGCCTTTGCCGCCGGGTTCACGCGGGTTGAAATTGACCTGCAACAGACCGCAGACAATCAGTTGGTCGTTTTCCACGATGATGAACTGGGCCGCTGCACCAACGGACGAGGCGCCGCGGCGTGGCACACGCTAGAGATGCTGCAAACGCTGGACGCCGGACGCCACGCCAACCCGTTCTTCACTGGCGAACCGATCCCCACCTTTGCCCAAATTTTGGACATCACCCTGCAGTACAACGGCCAGCTGTACGTCGAACTGAAACACGCCGAGGCAGATCGCGTCGTGGCAGAGGTGCGTGCCCACAAGATGATGGATCACTGCCTGTTTTGGGCCTACGATCTTCACAGACTGCGCCAATTGCGCCTGATCGCACCAGAGGCGCGGTTGATTGTGCGGCGGCAGGACGTGCCCTCACTAGAGGCCGTACAAGAGCTTGGGCCGGAGGTGATAGAATTCGTGCATAGCGACGATCTTGCCGATCTTGCGCGCTGTCGCGACTTGGGGTTGCGGTCGATGTTTGCCTATATGGGCCGGGATCGTTCCAAATTTGCCAGTATCATCGACGCCCGACCCGACATCGTAAATCTGCATTTTCCGTTTTTGTTCAGGGATATGTTGTCCGAAACCATGGTCGTAAATGGCTGA
- a CDS encoding LacI family DNA-binding transcriptional regulator: MADTPKKPTSFDVARLAGVHRSQVSRALSGQGRMSDDTRQKVIDSARQLGYRVNFLARSLQSRSSGLVGIVASRLDTPYRATQVRAAAREFLANGFTPILVTAEGGEDQSGLVERLLNYSVSGMMITSGTPSNSIIDECAQLNVPVVLINRNVALEGADHVLIDVDAAGQLAFDMLVERGGQRFAVLQPRDRTYSVLGRASAFSDRCRAAGYCVDVLEVDSQDYDAGLAAADGFVQQSMADSVFCTTDLLALGFLDGLRVRHGVSVPYQVQVLGFDDIPQAAWLSNSLSTIWQASEDAATEAVNLILERITDPTRPHETFHIPLRPVHRGTTRKARP, translated from the coding sequence ATGGCTGATACGCCGAAAAAGCCCACCTCTTTTGACGTAGCGCGTTTGGCCGGTGTGCATCGGTCACAGGTTTCCAGAGCACTGTCCGGTCAGGGCCGTATGTCGGATGACACCCGACAAAAGGTGATCGACAGCGCGCGGCAGCTTGGCTACCGCGTCAACTTTCTGGCGCGCAGTCTGCAAAGTAGGTCGTCTGGGTTGGTGGGCATCGTCGCCTCACGGTTGGACACCCCCTATCGCGCCACGCAAGTCCGCGCCGCCGCGCGTGAATTTCTGGCCAATGGGTTCACCCCCATCCTTGTGACCGCTGAGGGCGGAGAGGATCAATCCGGCCTTGTGGAACGGCTGCTGAACTATTCGGTGTCGGGCATGATGATCACCTCTGGCACGCCCTCGAACAGCATCATCGACGAATGCGCCCAGTTGAACGTGCCCGTGGTGCTGATCAATCGCAACGTCGCGCTAGAGGGCGCGGACCATGTTCTGATCGACGTGGACGCCGCCGGGCAACTGGCCTTTGACATGTTGGTCGAGCGCGGCGGGCAACGGTTTGCCGTGCTGCAACCGCGCGACCGCACCTATTCCGTTCTGGGCCGTGCCTCTGCCTTTTCCGATCGGTGCCGCGCGGCCGGCTATTGCGTCGATGTGCTAGAGGTCGACAGTCAGGACTACGACGCCGGACTGGCCGCCGCCGATGGCTTTGTGCAGCAAAGCATGGCGGATTCGGTCTTTTGCACCACCGACCTGCTGGCGCTTGGTTTCCTCGATGGGTTGCGCGTCCGGCATGGGGTGTCGGTTCCCTATCAGGTGCAGGTGCTGGGCTTTGACGACATCCCGCAGGCCGCATGGCTGTCCAATAGCCTGTCGACCATCTGGCAGGCGTCAGAAGACGCCGCAACCGAGGCGGTCAACCTGATCCTTGAACGGATAACTGACCCCACGCGCCCGCATGAAACCTTCCACATCCCTTTGCGCCCCGTCCATCGCGGCACCACACGAAAGGCTCGCCCATGA
- a CDS encoding inositol monophosphatase family protein gives MTDIGTLEFATALAQEAGHLAQTLRANAPQDFVATKGKMDFITHADRASERLIRERIAQAFPGDTVLGEEEGGTPTDSFWIVDPIDGTTNYLNGLPDWGVCIARVVDGVLIDGVITCPDHQTTATATRGQGAYLNGVRILPRHRPDMPLVQLGYSPRAPLPQHLHQIGRIIAQGADYRRSGAACTGLLSIAAGWSDVYYEKHLNLWDAAPGLLLIAEAGGTSVHTPIPQFARHGSEVLALGSSMRTQADLWQGIFAT, from the coding sequence ATGACCGACATCGGCACGCTAGAGTTCGCAACCGCACTGGCCCAAGAGGCCGGACACCTGGCCCAAACCCTGCGCGCCAACGCGCCACAGGATTTCGTCGCCACCAAGGGTAAGATGGATTTCATCACCCATGCCGACCGCGCCTCTGAACGGCTGATACGAGAGCGGATTGCCCAAGCGTTTCCCGGCGACACCGTTCTGGGCGAGGAAGAGGGCGGCACGCCCACCGACAGCTTTTGGATCGTCGATCCGATCGATGGAACCACAAATTATCTCAACGGCTTGCCCGATTGGGGCGTTTGCATTGCGCGGGTTGTCGATGGAGTGCTGATCGACGGCGTCATCACATGCCCCGACCACCAAACCACCGCCACCGCCACACGGGGCCAAGGGGCCTATCTGAACGGCGTCCGGATCTTGCCCCGCCACCGTCCCGACATGCCGCTGGTCCAGCTGGGCTATTCGCCCCGCGCGCCCCTGCCCCAGCATTTGCACCAGATTGGACGCATCATCGCCCAAGGCGCCGACTATCGTCGCAGCGGCGCAGCCTGTACCGGGTTGCTCAGCATCGCGGCCGGTTGGTCAGATGTGTACTACGAGAAGCACCTGAACCTGTGGGACGCCGCCCCCGGTCTGCTGCTGATCGCAGAGGCAGGCGGCACCAGTGTCCACACCCCGATTCCGCAATTCGCCCGGCACGGCAGCGAGGTTCTGGCACTCGGCTCCTCCATGCGGACACAGGCCGACCTTTGGCAGGGGATCTTTGCCACCTAA